In the Arachis ipaensis cultivar K30076 chromosome B10, Araip1.1, whole genome shotgun sequence genome, one interval contains:
- the LOC107622948 gene encoding binding partner of ACD11 1 isoform X1: MSLEILATHSSSVFVAPVDHTNEKVEAVPSSTSPHNWSPHFSNVRTVKVSNISLTTSTMDIGEFFSFSGEIQYIEMQRENDHTQVAYVTFKETQGAETAVLLTGSKIGDLYVTITPVENYQLPPEALASTVTDQTPTTVMKAEDVMSTMLAKGFILGKDAITKAKAFDERHNLSSNASSTVASIDRKIGLSDKLSIGTAIVNEKMRDLDERYRVSEKTKSAYAVAEQKASVAGSAIMSNHYVLTGASWFSSAFSAIAKAAEDVSTKTKEKVEQAEVQKKEAIINERKGTVDEFAKMHLESDAGPAIVPVNSGDDSKHRVL; the protein is encoded by the exons ATGTCG CTGGAGATATTGGCCACTCACAGCAGCTCTGtttttgtg GCCCCTGTGGACCATACCAATGAAAAAGTTGAAGCGGTTCCCTCCTCTACATCTCCACATAATTGGAGTCCTCATTTTTCAAAC GTACGAACAGTTAAGGTTAGCAACATATCACTAACTACTAGCACAATGGATATAGGAGAATTCTTCTCATTTTCAGGTGAAATTCAATACATAGAGATGCAAAG GGAAAATGATCATACCCAGGTTGCTTATGTTACCTTTAAGGAGACACAGGGAGCAGAAACAGCAGTTCTCTTGACG GGTTCCAAGATTGGTGATCTATATGTCACAATCACACCGGTGGAGAACTATCAGCTGCCCCCTGAAGCTCTTGCCTCAACTGTG ACAGACCAAACTCCTACCACAGTTATGAAGGCTGAAGACGTGATGAGCACGATGCTTGCCAAGGGTTTCATCTTAGGAAAGGATGCAATCACGAAGGCAAAAGCCTTCGATGAACGTCATAACTTGTCCTCAAATGCTTCTTCCACTGTTGCTTCCATTGATCGTAAGATTGGTCTAAGTGATAAATTAAGCATTGGAACAGCTATTGTAAATGAAAAGATGAGAGATCTGGACGAAAGATATCGCGTCTCTGAAAAGACAAAGTCTGCTTATGCTGTTGCTGAGCAAAAGGCTAGTGTTGCTGGATCTGCTATCATGAGCAATCATTATGTATTAACTGGAGCTTCATGGTTCTCAAGTGCCTTTTCTGCTATAGCTAAGGCAGCAGAGGATGTTAGCACAAAGACCAAAGAGAAGGTTGAGCAAGCCGAGGTGCAAAAGAAAGAAGCCATTATCAATGAAAGGAAAGGAACTGTTGATGAGTTTGCAAAGATGCACTTGGAGTCGGATGCTGGCCCTGCAATAGTTCCTGTTAATTCTGGTGATGACAGTAAGCACAGGGTTCTATAA
- the LOC107622948 gene encoding binding partner of ACD11 1 isoform X2, with the protein MSAPVDHTNEKVEAVPSSTSPHNWSPHFSNVRTVKVSNISLTTSTMDIGEFFSFSGEIQYIEMQRENDHTQVAYVTFKETQGAETAVLLTGSKIGDLYVTITPVENYQLPPEALASTVTDQTPTTVMKAEDVMSTMLAKGFILGKDAITKAKAFDERHNLSSNASSTVASIDRKIGLSDKLSIGTAIVNEKMRDLDERYRVSEKTKSAYAVAEQKASVAGSAIMSNHYVLTGASWFSSAFSAIAKAAEDVSTKTKEKVEQAEVQKKEAIINERKGTVDEFAKMHLESDAGPAIVPVNSGDDSKHRVL; encoded by the exons ATGTCG GCCCCTGTGGACCATACCAATGAAAAAGTTGAAGCGGTTCCCTCCTCTACATCTCCACATAATTGGAGTCCTCATTTTTCAAAC GTACGAACAGTTAAGGTTAGCAACATATCACTAACTACTAGCACAATGGATATAGGAGAATTCTTCTCATTTTCAGGTGAAATTCAATACATAGAGATGCAAAG GGAAAATGATCATACCCAGGTTGCTTATGTTACCTTTAAGGAGACACAGGGAGCAGAAACAGCAGTTCTCTTGACG GGTTCCAAGATTGGTGATCTATATGTCACAATCACACCGGTGGAGAACTATCAGCTGCCCCCTGAAGCTCTTGCCTCAACTGTG ACAGACCAAACTCCTACCACAGTTATGAAGGCTGAAGACGTGATGAGCACGATGCTTGCCAAGGGTTTCATCTTAGGAAAGGATGCAATCACGAAGGCAAAAGCCTTCGATGAACGTCATAACTTGTCCTCAAATGCTTCTTCCACTGTTGCTTCCATTGATCGTAAGATTGGTCTAAGTGATAAATTAAGCATTGGAACAGCTATTGTAAATGAAAAGATGAGAGATCTGGACGAAAGATATCGCGTCTCTGAAAAGACAAAGTCTGCTTATGCTGTTGCTGAGCAAAAGGCTAGTGTTGCTGGATCTGCTATCATGAGCAATCATTATGTATTAACTGGAGCTTCATGGTTCTCAAGTGCCTTTTCTGCTATAGCTAAGGCAGCAGAGGATGTTAGCACAAAGACCAAAGAGAAGGTTGAGCAAGCCGAGGTGCAAAAGAAAGAAGCCATTATCAATGAAAGGAAAGGAACTGTTGATGAGTTTGCAAAGATGCACTTGGAGTCGGATGCTGGCCCTGCAATAGTTCCTGTTAATTCTGGTGATGACAGTAAGCACAGGGTTCTATAA